GACCTCTCACCCCAGCACTCTCCCCAAAGAGTGTGAGCTATTCTTTTTGTTAAACATTATAATATTTTTTGATACATTTTATCATTCGGTTGTTGCCAAAAATATCCTTTTTCAGTTCAATATCCTTAAAACGATGTTCTTCCAACAATGACACCGTCTGCTCGCCCAAATACTGATTGATTTCAAAGAACAACCACCCTCCCGGATTTAAGCACTCTTGTGCAAAACCCGCAATGGCCCGGTAAAAAATCAGGGGATCATGATCGGCAACGAACAGGGCGGTCGAAGGCTCGTACTTTTTTACGTTGTTCTTGATCGCTTGCTTCTCTGACTCGCGAACATAGGGCGGATTTGAAACGATTACATCAAAACGACCATCCCTTTCATTCCAATTCAATATATCTTTTTCGAAGAATTCTACCTGCACTTCGTTCATTTCTGCATTTTCTTGGGCCACCTGCAAGGCCTTCCCTGAAATGTCGATGGCATACACTTGGGCATTGGGCAAGTTTTTGGCCAAGGCAATGGCGATGCAGCCGCTGCCCGTACCAATGTCCAAAATCCTGATTCCTGAATCCTGAATGCTGCATTCCGCGATAATCCAACGCACCAATTCTTCCGTCTCGGGCCGGGGAATCAGCACATATTCATTCACCTTAAAGACCAAATCCATAAAGTGAACCTTGCCCAAGATGTACTGCAACGGTTTTTCTTTTTTGAGCTGGGCCAACCCTTCGAACAAGGGCTGTTCTTCTTCTTTGGTGATGGCCAACTGCGGCTGCAGCACCAAAATAAAACGCTCAAACCCCAAATAGTGTTCGACCATGGCATAGAAAAAACTGTCGATTTCCCCCTTGGGGTATAGGTTGTGTAATTCTTGGTGAAATATTTTCTTGATTTCGGCGAGTAGCATGGTTCAAAGGTTCTTGAGCATCCAAACCGAACACGATGTGTGGCCCGTGGCCCCCATAGGCCCATCAATGTATTCAAATCCGTTCTTCTCATACAGTTTTCGGGCGGCATCCATATAGGGCATTGTTTCCAAATAGCATTTTTCAAAACCGAATTCTTTGGCCTTTTTGAGACATCGGTCGATCATTTCGGTACCGAGCCCACGGCCCCTCACCTCTTTCAAAAAATACATCTTTTGAAGCTCGCAGATGTTTCCGTTGTGGTTGTCAAGTGGAGCGATACCGCCCCCACCCATAATTTTTCCGTTTTCTTGGATCACAAAGTAGATGGCCTTTGGTCGATTGTAGGCCTGGTACATATCGTTCAACGATTCGTCTTCATACGCGGTGCCGGTTTTGGGTATTCCCATATCCTCAAAAACCTGTCGAATCAATGCGGCAACCTGCTCGTTGTCGGCCGCCCCAATCTTACGGATGATCGCGCCCATAATCTTTAATTAAATGGCCTATTTTTGCTGCGTGAAGATAACCGAAAAATATATGCGCCGATGCATTGCACTGGGTAAAAATGCCTTGGGCACGGCCGCCCCGAACCCCATGGTCGGCTGTGTTATCGTTCACAACGACCGCATTATCGGTGAAGGCTTCACCAGCCCCTACGGCGGACCGCATTCCGAGGTAAACGCCATACAATCGGTATCAAACAAGGCATTGCTGAAAGAGGCGACCCTTTATGTTACCTTAGAACCCTGTTCGCATTACGGCAAAACACCGCCTTGTGCCGATTTGATCATCGAGCAACAGATCCCAAAAGTGGTCATCGGCCTAAAAGACCCGCATATAAAAGTCGCCGGTGAGGGTATCAAAAAATTGAAAAATGCCGGGTGTCAGGTCACCGTTGGTGTGCTGGAGGACGAATGCAGGGAACACCATAGGCGTTTTTTGACCTTTCATGAAAAAAAACGGCCCTATATCATACTGAAATGGGCACAGACCCAAGATGGCTTTATGGCTCCTTTGGAAGACCGCCGCACAAAAAATCCCAGCCCGTTTTGGATTACCAACGAACACTCGCGGCAACTGGTACACCGATGGCGCAGTGAGGAAATGGCCATTTTGGTGGGCACCAAAACTGTTTTGGAGGATAACCCGAAACTCACGGTTCGTGATTGGGAAGGGAAAAATCCCATAAGGGTTGTTCTTGATAGGGAAAGAAGAATTCCCGGTGATTCACACGTGATGGACGGCAGCACCAAGACCTTTATTTTTACAGCCCTGGAGGATGCCTCATTGGCGAATGGGGAAACCTTTATTGAAATAGTAGACTTCGGCAAAAATTTGGCTCAGCAAATAGGTGAACGATTGTATCAGCATGGCATCACAAGCCTGATTATCGAGGGAGGGGGGCGAACCCTACAGACCTTTATCGATGCCAAGCTTTGGGACGAGGCCCGAATCTTTACGGGAAACACTATTTTCGGGCAAGGAACCAAAGCCCCCACTATTGCCGGAAAGCATGTTGGAACAACCAAAATACTCGACGATACACTGACTCTACTGAGAAATGATCAAGAACATCATCTTTGATTTTGGCGATATTTTCATCGATTTGGACAAGTCTGCCACGGCAAGGGCCATGGTACAGCATGGCTTTAACAAAATCACTGATGAACTACAGCAATTGTTCGAGTCATACGAAAAAGGACTCGTCACTACCCCACAGTTTTTGGCCACCGTTGGTGCACTTTTTCCAAACGCTTCCGAACAAGAACTGATTGCCGCATGGAATGCCATTTTGCTGGATTTTCCCAAGGAGCGCTTGGTTTTTTTGGAACAACTAGCCAAAGAAAAACGATATCGTCTTTTCTTGCTGAGCAATACAAATGAACTGCATATCGAAGAGGTCAAACAAAAAATGGGAAATGATTTTGAGCGGTTTAAGAACTGCTTTGAAAGGTTCTATCTTTCACATGAAATCAAGCTCCGCAAACCCGACACCGAAATTTTTGGGTTTGTGTTGAAAGAGAACGGCCTAGAGGCCCAAGAAACTTTTTTTATTGACGATACCCAAGAAAACGTGGAAGCCGCGGCCCGCTTGGGCATCAAGGTATGGCATTTGCAGGTGGGCAGGCAAGATATTGTACAACTGAACCAATTTTTACCATGATAGATCTCGCCCTCAGCATTTTTTGCTCAAGCTTAATTTTTGTGGTTTTCAAACTATATACACGCTTTAAAATTGAGACTTTCTATGCCATCGTCACCAACTATGTGGTGGCGTGTGTGACAGGGCTGCTATTCTTTGAAAAAAAGGTTTCAACCCATGAGATTTTGCAGGCCCCTTGGCTGTTGGGCACCCTACTGTTGGGTGTGCTGTTCATCACAGTTTTTAACCTAATGGCCAAGACCTCACAAGAAAACGGGGTTTCAGTGGCCTCAGTGGCTACCAAGATGTCTTTGGTAATTCCGGTTTTGCTGGGTGTTATACTCTACCAAGAAAAGTTATC
This portion of the Flagellimonas lutaonensis genome encodes:
- the prmC gene encoding peptide chain release factor N(5)-glutamine methyltransferase, with amino-acid sequence MLLAEIKKIFHQELHNLYPKGEIDSFFYAMVEHYLGFERFILVLQPQLAITKEEEQPLFEGLAQLKKEKPLQYILGKVHFMDLVFKVNEYVLIPRPETEELVRWIIAECSIQDSGIRILDIGTGSGCIAIALAKNLPNAQVYAIDISGKALQVAQENAEMNEVQVEFFEKDILNWNERDGRFDVIVSNPPYVRESEKQAIKNNVKKYEPSTALFVADHDPLIFYRAIAGFAQECLNPGGWLFFEINQYLGEQTVSLLEEHRFKDIELKKDIFGNNRMIKCIKKYYNV
- a CDS encoding HAD family hydrolase, coding for MIKNIIFDFGDIFIDLDKSATARAMVQHGFNKITDELQQLFESYEKGLVTTPQFLATVGALFPNASEQELIAAWNAILLDFPKERLVFLEQLAKEKRYRLFLLSNTNELHIEEVKQKMGNDFERFKNCFERFYLSHEIKLRKPDTEIFGFVLKENGLEAQETFFIDDTQENVEAAARLGIKVWHLQVGRQDIVQLNQFLP
- the ribD gene encoding bifunctional diaminohydroxyphosphoribosylaminopyrimidine deaminase/5-amino-6-(5-phosphoribosylamino)uracil reductase RibD, whose protein sequence is MRRCIALGKNALGTAAPNPMVGCVIVHNDRIIGEGFTSPYGGPHSEVNAIQSVSNKALLKEATLYVTLEPCSHYGKTPPCADLIIEQQIPKVVIGLKDPHIKVAGEGIKKLKNAGCQVTVGVLEDECREHHRRFLTFHEKKRPYIILKWAQTQDGFMAPLEDRRTKNPSPFWITNEHSRQLVHRWRSEEMAILVGTKTVLEDNPKLTVRDWEGKNPIRVVLDRERRIPGDSHVMDGSTKTFIFTALEDASLANGETFIEIVDFGKNLAQQIGERLYQHGITSLIIEGGGRTLQTFIDAKLWDEARIFTGNTIFGQGTKAPTIAGKHVGTTKILDDTLTLLRNDQEHHL
- a CDS encoding GNAT family N-acetyltransferase encodes the protein MGAIIRKIGAADNEQVAALIRQVFEDMGIPKTGTAYEDESLNDMYQAYNRPKAIYFVIQENGKIMGGGGIAPLDNHNGNICELQKMYFLKEVRGRGLGTEMIDRCLKKAKEFGFEKCYLETMPYMDAARKLYEKNGFEYIDGPMGATGHTSCSVWMLKNL